From Bacillota bacterium, a single genomic window includes:
- a CDS encoding PadR family transcriptional regulator gives MCGQVHDSSCHGRPPHKCSCSGSRIERFMAPCLLLLLLEKPAHGYDLMERLKELGFDGENQDPGMVYRNLRRLEEEGMVRSE, from the coding sequence ATGTGCGGACAGGTACACGACAGCTCCTGCCATGGCCGGCCACCTCACAAATGCAGTTGCTCGGGTTCAAGAATCGAACGATTCATGGCGCCGTGTCTTCTACTTCTTTTGCTGGAGAAACCCGCTCATGGATATGATCTCATGGAGAGGCTGAAAGAACTCGGTTTCGACGGTGAGAATCAGGACCCGGGTATGGTCTATCGCAACTTGCGGAGGCTCGAGGAAGAAGGCATGGTACGATCTGAATGA
- a CDS encoding hydantoinase/oxoprolinase family protein produces MQLGLGIDTGGTYTDAVILDLETSEIVASAKALTTRSNLAIGIENSIDRLISGYLDASQIKLVSVSTTLSTNALVEGKGGSVCLILIGYDPVILAEYGPEVGLPTRGYELIRGRHGLQGEIVEELDSKKLIKVVRKAEADGVDAFAVSEYLGVRNPEYEILARDIIKQHSDLPVVCGHELTGELNSLKRAATAMLNARLIPIIRELIASLKGVLQKRNISAPLMIVKGDGSLISCDLAFERPIETILSGPAASAVGAHNLSKIDDAIVVDMGGTTTDIAVLKGGIPRVVASGARVGGWSTSVTAADIRTSGIGGDSHISRTREGTVKVGPQRVIPLCVAASEFPEVERELERILSSGETSDLVNVTDFLTFTRMPSNMPLSQGEQEVISCLKARPHSLFELSSRLGVSHPCLVPVKNLEAAGVITRIGLTPTDILHVSGEYTAWNRRASLLGARIFARELGVTVEELVRMVHDRIAFDISKEIVTKLVSDESGIEEPSYDRVCSFFISKALSGSRHGEGRGGDTGDGVLSCSLKAEIPIVAIGAPVSNFMPDVAKRLNTQLVIPNHAGVANAVGAVTGCMLKTVEILISPVYTTSGIECYTLHTPREKRSFRHLEEAYSYARSAGIAIANEEMQRAGACDIEYKVDLADKTGTVGNGKGTPLFLEGHVIITAVGRPRMVDI; encoded by the coding sequence ATGCAGCTTGGACTCGGAATAGATACCGGCGGAACTTACACAGATGCGGTCATACTTGATCTGGAAACCAGCGAAATAGTGGCAAGCGCCAAGGCTTTGACCACTCGTTCGAATTTGGCTATAGGCATTGAGAATTCCATAGATAGACTAATATCGGGATATTTGGATGCATCCCAGATCAAGCTGGTCTCAGTATCCACAACGCTTTCTACAAACGCCCTCGTTGAGGGCAAGGGCGGAAGCGTATGTCTTATATTGATAGGTTATGATCCTGTCATCCTTGCTGAATATGGGCCGGAGGTCGGCCTGCCCACGAGGGGCTACGAACTCATACGGGGCCGGCATGGTTTACAGGGGGAAATCGTCGAAGAGCTTGATTCCAAGAAGCTTATAAAGGTTGTGCGAAAAGCGGAGGCTGATGGGGTTGATGCCTTCGCTGTCTCGGAGTACCTCGGTGTCCGCAATCCCGAGTATGAGATTCTTGCTCGGGATATTATTAAACAGCATAGCGATCTCCCGGTTGTGTGCGGTCATGAGCTTACAGGGGAGCTAAATTCCTTAAAGCGCGCCGCAACAGCGATGTTAAATGCCAGGCTGATCCCAATAATCCGGGAGCTGATCGCATCACTTAAGGGGGTCCTACAAAAGAGGAATATATCTGCGCCCCTTATGATAGTCAAAGGCGATGGCTCCCTCATATCATGCGACCTTGCATTTGAGCGGCCTATCGAGACAATCCTTTCAGGTCCTGCCGCAAGTGCGGTCGGCGCGCATAACCTCTCGAAGATTGACGATGCAATAGTCGTAGATATGGGCGGCACCACCACGGATATAGCTGTTCTCAAGGGTGGAATCCCAAGGGTTGTCGCATCGGGGGCGCGGGTCGGCGGGTGGTCTACAAGCGTAACCGCGGCGGACATAAGGACGTCGGGCATAGGCGGTGACAGCCATATAAGCAGGACGAGGGAAGGCACCGTAAAGGTCGGTCCCCAGAGGGTGATCCCTTTATGCGTGGCTGCGAGCGAGTTTCCTGAAGTCGAAAGGGAACTGGAGCGGATCCTGAGTTCTGGCGAGACATCTGATCTCGTAAACGTCACGGATTTTCTGACATTCACCAGGATGCCTTCTAATATGCCCTTGAGCCAGGGAGAACAAGAGGTGATTAGCTGCCTCAAAGCCCGGCCGCACTCCCTATTTGAGTTAAGCAGCAGGCTGGGCGTATCGCATCCCTGCCTTGTCCCGGTAAAGAACCTGGAGGCAGCGGGGGTTATAACCCGTATAGGGTTGACGCCTACGGATATCTTGCATGTATCGGGTGAATACACAGCATGGAACCGCCGGGCCTCGCTCCTGGGCGCCCGGATTTTCGCAAGGGAGCTCGGGGTGACCGTGGAGGAGCTTGTTCGAATGGTTCACGATCGTATTGCCTTCGATATATCTAAGGAGATCGTTACAAAGCTGGTCTCCGATGAATCCGGCATTGAGGAACCCTCCTATGATAGGGTGTGCTCGTTTTTCATCAGCAAGGCTCTTTCTGGTAGCCGCCATGGTGAAGGGAGGGGCGGGGATACAGGAGATGGGGTGCTCTCCTGCAGTCTTAAAGCTGAGATTCCGATAGTCGCGATCGGGGCACCCGTATCTAATTTCATGCCTGATGTGGCTAAGCGGTTGAATACGCAGCTTGTGATCCCAAATCACGCCGGGGTGGCAAACGCGGTGGGGGCGGTTACAGGGTGCATGCTCAAGACAGTAGAGATTCTCATCTCGCCGGTTTATACTACGTCAGGTATAGAGTGCTATACCTTACATACGCCCAGGGAGAAGAGGTCGTTCAGGCATCTGGAGGAGGCGTACTCTTATGCCAGGAGCGCGGGCATAGCTATAGCTAATGAGGAAATGCAGCGCGCCGGCGCCTGCGATATAGAATACAAGGTTGACCTGGCAGATAAGACGGGGACGGTCGGCAATGGAAAGGGAACCCCGCTTTTTCTCGAAGGCCACGTGATAATTACAGCAGTTGGCCGTCCCCGTATGGTGGACATTTAG
- a CDS encoding ferredoxin family protein, with product MVSYRVPREQIPWYPTIDPEKCTGCRTCYEFCSHGTYGWDEENQRPVVKNPFKCIVGCSGCAPQCPAGAIMFPPLSILKDYR from the coding sequence ATAGTGAGCTATAGAGTGCCCCGAGAACAGATACCCTGGTATCCCACAATCGATCCTGAGAAGTGTACGGGTTGCCGTACCTGCTATGAATTCTGTTCACACGGCACGTACGGGTGGGATGAGGAGAACCAGAGGCCCGTTGTAAAAAACCCGTTTAAGTGTATTGTGGGTTGTAGCGGGTGCGCCCCCCAGTGCCCTGCTGGGGCTATAATGTTTCCACCGCTATCCATATTAAAGGACTACCGGTGA
- a CDS encoding thioredoxin family protein: MKVEILGVGCPKCRKTEEMIAATIQKLGIQAEIVHVTDIGEIVDRGVMMTPAVFVDGEKKAEGKIPTEAQIREWFSK, from the coding sequence ATGAAGGTTGAGATACTTGGTGTAGGTTGCCCGAAATGCCGGAAAACCGAGGAGATGATCGCGGCGACTATACAGAAGCTCGGGATTCAGGCGGAAATAGTGCATGTAACAGATATAGGCGAGATTGTCGACAGAGGGGTTATGATGACTCCGGCCGTGTTTGTGGACGGTGAAAAGAAGGCCGAGGGGAAGATACCTACAGAAGCGCAGATTCGAGAGTGGTTTTCGAAATAG